A genomic region of Octopus sinensis linkage group LG2, ASM634580v1, whole genome shotgun sequence contains the following coding sequences:
- the LOC115226865 gene encoding glycine-rich protein DOT1-like, producing MLINCAPRTGVNSGTDWKEKGKTGCNSSSGDDGGGDDGGGDDGGGDDAGGDDGGDDDGGDDDGGGDDAGGDDAGDDDGGGDDAGSDDGGGDDAGGDDGGSDDAGGDDGGGDDAGGDDGGGDDAGGDDGGGDDAGGDDGGGDDAGGDDGGGDDAGGDDAGGDDGGGDDGGGDDGGGDDGGGDDGGGDDGGDGGT from the exons ATGCTAATAAACTGTGCTCCACGTACCGGAGTAAATTCTGGAACAGActggaaagaaaaagggaaaactgG CTGCAATAGCAGCAGCGGTGACGATGGCGGAGGCGACGATGGCGGAGGCGACGATGGCGGAGGCGACGATGCTGGAGGCGACGATGGCGGAGACGACGATGGCGGAGACGACGATGGCGGAGGCGACGATGCTGGAGGCGACGATGCTGGAGACGACGATGGCGGAGGCGACGATGCTGGAAGTGACGATGGCGGAGGCGACGATGCTGGAGGCGACGATGGCGGAAGCGACGATGCTGGAGGTGACGATGGCGGAGGCGACGATGCTGGAGGCGACGATGGCGGAGGCGACGATGCTGGAGGCGACGATGGCGGAGGCGACGATGCTGGAGGCGACGATGGCGGAGGCGACGATGCTGGAGGTGACGATGGCGGAGGCGACGATGCTGGAGGCGACGATGCTGGAGGCGACGATGGCGGAGGCGACGATGGCGGAGGTGACGATGGCGGAGGCGACGATGGCGGAGGCGACGATGGCGGAGGCGATGATGGCGGCGACGGTGGTACCTGA